A genome region from Arthrobacter sp. SLBN-100 includes the following:
- a CDS encoding lipoate--protein ligase family protein — MTPMPSPAADSVSRRHGEYKVPGGKMVVVDLDVAAGRLADVSVSGDFFLEPDEALLDINGGLTGLPESMTASELAAAVTDALPPNAALFGFSAHAVAIAVRRALAKATSWADHHWNLIAPTVLPTEINVALDEVLTEEVGAGRRNPTLRFWDWQEPSTVIGSFQSYRNEVDPAGVAKHGIKVVRRISGGGAMFMEAGNCITYSLYLPHTLVDGLSFADSYPFLDAWVMAALEKIGITAFYVPLNDIATDQGKIGGAAQKRLANGGMLHHVTMSYDIDADKMVEVLRIGKEKLSDKGTRSAKKRVDPLRRQTGLARADIIGAMMEVFAERYGATPSDLTESELAIARKRVATKFGTEEWLRRVP; from the coding sequence ATGACCCCCATGCCATCTCCAGCAGCTGATTCCGTATCCCGCCGGCACGGCGAGTACAAAGTCCCCGGCGGCAAGATGGTGGTGGTGGACCTTGACGTCGCGGCCGGCCGGCTGGCCGACGTCTCCGTCAGCGGGGACTTCTTCCTGGAGCCGGACGAGGCACTCCTGGACATCAACGGCGGGCTCACTGGACTGCCGGAGAGTATGACGGCGTCCGAGCTTGCCGCCGCCGTCACGGATGCACTGCCCCCCAACGCCGCCCTGTTCGGCTTCTCTGCCCACGCCGTCGCCATCGCAGTCCGCCGCGCCCTGGCCAAGGCCACATCCTGGGCGGACCACCACTGGAACCTGATCGCACCCACGGTCCTGCCCACCGAAATCAATGTCGCCCTGGACGAGGTACTCACCGAGGAGGTGGGCGCCGGCCGCCGCAATCCCACTCTCCGGTTCTGGGACTGGCAGGAACCGTCAACGGTGATCGGCAGTTTCCAGTCCTACCGCAATGAGGTGGACCCGGCCGGCGTGGCGAAGCACGGCATCAAAGTGGTCCGCCGGATCAGCGGCGGAGGAGCGATGTTCATGGAGGCGGGCAACTGCATCACGTACTCGCTGTACCTGCCGCACACCCTGGTGGACGGGCTCAGCTTCGCCGACTCCTACCCGTTCCTTGACGCCTGGGTTATGGCGGCGCTGGAGAAAATTGGCATCACCGCGTTCTACGTGCCGCTGAACGATATCGCCACGGACCAGGGCAAGATCGGCGGAGCTGCCCAGAAGCGCCTGGCCAACGGCGGCATGCTGCACCACGTCACCATGAGCTACGACATCGACGCGGACAAGATGGTCGAAGTGCTCCGCATCGGCAAGGAAAAGCTCTCGGACAAGGGCACCCGCAGCGCGAAGAAACGGGTGGACCCGCTCCGCCGCCAGACCGGCCTGGCCCGCGCCGACATTATCGGGGCCATGATGGAGGTCTTCGCCGAGCGGTACGGTGCCACGCCCTCGGACCTGACTGAGTCTGAACTGGCCATTGCCCGCAAGCGCGTTGCCACCAAATTCGGCACCGAAGAATGGCTCCGCCGGGTTCCTTAA
- the pepN gene encoding aminopeptidase N produces the protein MSRENLQRAEAAARSALISTTSYDVSLDVRQAPDPQVAGYPTRSVINFTAAPGASTFLDFIGSDVHSVFLNGKGLRVEDVVDGARIRLDNLQDENQVTVTGTALYSRSGEGMHRFVDPADGQCYLYTQYEPADARRVFANFEQPDLKAAYTFHVMAPAEWQVASNGVEVNRTLLTSDPATARWDFATTEPMSTYITAVLAGPYFKAEDHWQATLDDGISLDVPLALYCRASMADSFDTDELFRLTKNGLDFFNRLFDYPYPWGKYDQAFVPEYNLGAMENPGLVTFTESYVFTSRATDAQYQARANTLLHEMAHMWFGDLVTMQWWDDLWLKESFADYMGTLGVDRATGWDTAWVNFANKRKAWAYVQDQLPTTHPVVADIPDLEAAKQNFDGITYAKGASVLKQLVAYVGFEAFIAGSREYFRKHAYGNTSLADLLAALSTASGRDLAGWAQQWLQTSGVSTLSLEFEATDDDDVPGQVAIVQEATDPVTGRKELRPHRLRVGSYDFDGGGALVRTGSFDTDVAGARTNVPQLAGQPRPALLLVNDDDLTYAKVRLDGASEATVRTSLDRIADPMARALCWSALWNSARDAESPAAGYIDAVAAFGPAETGIGVLLNILDNAGTAVERYTPGQERIAVRASFLATAAAELDRAKPGSDQQLAWARTLGTVSRHDDSVLPRLRGLLDGTAPVEGLAVDAELRWHIWHALAANGQATVAELDAELARDTTASGRAGHATAMAARPDADVKAEAWNAAVHGNDLSNQLLTATISGFMTAPADLLEPYAAPYFECLRAVWDERSIEIASRIVRGLYPLAQDLAEGAEPAEHPVMRRTDEWLESNADAPRALRRIIIEQRSHLLRALTAQAAVVTTPSIAP, from the coding sequence GTGTCACGTGAGAATCTGCAGCGCGCCGAAGCTGCCGCCCGGTCAGCACTGATCAGCACTACCAGCTACGACGTCTCGCTGGATGTGCGGCAGGCACCGGATCCGCAGGTGGCCGGCTATCCGACCCGCAGCGTGATCAATTTCACCGCAGCGCCGGGCGCCTCGACCTTCCTGGACTTCATCGGCAGTGATGTGCACAGCGTGTTCCTGAACGGCAAGGGACTCCGCGTGGAGGACGTGGTGGACGGCGCCAGGATCAGGCTGGACAACCTGCAGGACGAGAACCAGGTGACCGTCACCGGAACGGCCCTCTACAGCCGCTCGGGCGAGGGTATGCACCGTTTCGTGGATCCCGCGGACGGCCAGTGCTACCTCTACACGCAGTACGAGCCGGCCGACGCCCGCCGGGTCTTCGCCAACTTCGAGCAGCCAGACCTCAAGGCCGCCTACACCTTCCATGTGATGGCCCCCGCGGAGTGGCAGGTGGCGTCCAACGGCGTCGAAGTTAACCGCACCCTCCTCACGAGCGACCCCGCAACGGCGCGCTGGGACTTCGCCACCACCGAGCCCATGTCCACCTACATCACCGCTGTCCTCGCCGGGCCCTACTTCAAGGCGGAGGACCACTGGCAGGCAACGCTCGACGACGGGATCTCCCTGGACGTCCCGCTCGCCCTCTACTGCCGGGCATCCATGGCGGATTCCTTTGACACCGACGAGCTGTTCCGGCTCACGAAGAACGGCCTGGACTTCTTCAACCGGCTTTTCGACTACCCCTACCCCTGGGGCAAATACGATCAGGCCTTCGTCCCTGAATACAACCTCGGCGCCATGGAAAACCCCGGCCTGGTGACGTTTACCGAGAGCTATGTCTTCACCTCCCGCGCCACGGACGCCCAGTACCAGGCCCGGGCCAACACCCTCCTGCACGAGATGGCGCACATGTGGTTCGGCGACCTGGTGACCATGCAGTGGTGGGATGACCTGTGGCTCAAGGAATCCTTCGCCGACTACATGGGTACCCTGGGCGTGGACCGGGCCACGGGCTGGGACACCGCCTGGGTCAACTTCGCCAACAAGCGGAAGGCCTGGGCCTACGTCCAGGACCAACTGCCTACCACCCATCCCGTCGTCGCGGACATCCCGGACCTCGAAGCGGCCAAACAGAACTTCGACGGCATCACCTACGCCAAGGGCGCCTCGGTGCTGAAGCAGCTGGTGGCCTACGTGGGCTTCGAGGCCTTCATCGCCGGCTCCCGCGAGTACTTCCGCAAGCACGCCTACGGGAACACATCCCTGGCAGATCTGCTGGCCGCCCTCAGCACCGCCTCCGGGCGGGACCTGGCCGGCTGGGCGCAGCAGTGGCTGCAGACCTCCGGCGTTTCCACGCTGTCGCTGGAGTTCGAGGCAACGGACGACGACGACGTCCCGGGCCAGGTGGCCATCGTCCAGGAGGCCACCGATCCGGTGACGGGACGGAAAGAGCTGCGGCCGCACCGGCTGCGCGTGGGTTCCTACGACTTCGATGGCGGCGGCGCACTGGTGCGGACTGGAAGTTTCGACACAGACGTGGCGGGTGCACGGACGAACGTCCCCCAGCTCGCCGGCCAGCCGCGGCCCGCGCTCCTGCTCGTCAACGACGACGACCTCACCTACGCGAAGGTCCGGCTGGACGGGGCATCTGAGGCAACAGTCCGTACGTCCCTGGACCGGATCGCAGATCCCATGGCCCGGGCCCTGTGCTGGAGTGCACTGTGGAACTCGGCCCGTGATGCCGAGAGCCCCGCGGCGGGATACATTGACGCCGTAGCCGCATTCGGGCCGGCCGAAACCGGAATCGGTGTGCTGCTGAACATCCTCGACAACGCGGGCACCGCCGTCGAACGCTACACCCCCGGCCAGGAACGGATTGCCGTGCGGGCGTCCTTCCTGGCCACCGCAGCCGCTGAACTGGACCGGGCCAAGCCGGGCTCGGACCAGCAGCTGGCCTGGGCGCGGACCCTCGGAACCGTCAGCAGGCACGACGACTCCGTGCTCCCCCGGCTCCGTGGTCTGCTGGACGGCACAGCTCCCGTGGAAGGCCTGGCAGTGGACGCCGAGCTGCGCTGGCACATCTGGCACGCCCTGGCGGCAAACGGGCAGGCAACGGTTGCTGAGCTGGACGCCGAGCTGGCCCGGGATACTACGGCATCCGGACGCGCCGGCCACGCCACCGCCATGGCCGCCCGGCCGGACGCGGACGTCAAAGCCGAGGCCTGGAATGCGGCGGTGCACGGAAATGACCTCTCCAACCAGCTGCTGACCGCCACCATCAGCGGGTTCATGACAGCCCCGGCGGACCTGCTGGAACCGTACGCGGCACCGTACTTTGAGTGCCTGCGGGCCGTGTGGGACGAGCGGAGCATCGAGATCGCGAGCCGGATTGTCCGCGGCCTCTACCCGCTGGCGCAGGACCTGGCGGAAGGCGCGGAACCGGCGGAGCATCCGGTGATGAGGCGGACGGACGAGTGGCTGGAATCCAATGCCGACGCCCCCCGGGCGCTGCGCAGGATCATCATCGAGCAGCGCAGCCACCTGCTGCGGGCACTCACCGCGCAGGCCGCCGTCGTCACCACCCCATCGATTGCCCCGTAA
- a CDS encoding YeiH family protein — MPVSRSLRTPGAGLPERADRLIPGLATAALALAAAFLVHRLVPALPAMTLAVVLGVLAANLPAAGVWTAGRARPGLDFAGKHLMRGGIILLGLKVSIMDVLGLGWLALVLIAGVVAASFGGTYLISRLFRLPPVTSLLVATGFSICGASAIGAMAAVRRIRHVDTVLPVALVTLCGTLAIGVLPLLVHPLQLSAPAFGAWTGASVHDVGQVVATAQTAGTAALGIAVVVKLTRVLLLAPVAAIAGTHQRLAARDGAGTAAGDADAKLPPVVPLFVLGFIAMVGLRSTGWLTAGWLEAGAALQDILLGAALFGLGSAVRIRTLLHTGGPALLAALASWLLIALLGLAAALLITA, encoded by the coding sequence GTGCCCGTCAGCAGAAGCCTCCGAACCCCGGGTGCGGGCCTGCCTGAACGTGCCGACCGGCTCATCCCGGGCCTGGCCACAGCGGCCCTTGCGCTGGCCGCGGCTTTCCTCGTCCACCGGCTGGTTCCCGCACTTCCGGCCATGACCCTGGCCGTCGTTTTGGGCGTCCTGGCAGCCAACCTGCCCGCGGCCGGGGTGTGGACGGCCGGCAGGGCCCGGCCAGGGCTGGACTTCGCGGGCAAGCACCTGATGCGCGGCGGGATCATCCTGCTGGGGCTGAAGGTGAGCATCATGGACGTCCTGGGACTGGGCTGGCTTGCCCTGGTCCTGATCGCAGGGGTGGTCGCTGCCAGTTTCGGCGGCACCTACCTGATCTCCCGGCTGTTCCGGCTGCCGCCCGTGACCTCGCTCCTGGTGGCTACGGGGTTCTCCATCTGCGGCGCTTCAGCCATCGGCGCCATGGCCGCTGTCCGGCGGATCCGGCACGTGGACACTGTCCTGCCCGTGGCGCTGGTAACGCTGTGCGGAACCCTTGCCATCGGAGTCTTGCCCCTGCTCGTCCACCCACTGCAACTCTCCGCGCCCGCTTTCGGCGCCTGGACGGGCGCTTCCGTGCACGACGTTGGCCAGGTGGTGGCTACGGCGCAAACTGCAGGGACGGCGGCACTGGGCATCGCCGTCGTGGTTAAACTCACCCGGGTGCTGCTGCTGGCGCCCGTGGCCGCCATAGCGGGTACGCACCAGCGGCTGGCCGCCCGGGACGGCGCAGGCACGGCGGCAGGAGATGCCGACGCCAAGCTCCCGCCGGTGGTGCCGTTGTTTGTCCTGGGCTTCATCGCCATGGTGGGCCTGCGTTCCACGGGTTGGCTCACCGCCGGTTGGCTGGAGGCGGGCGCGGCGCTGCAGGACATTCTGCTCGGTGCCGCGCTGTTCGGTTTGGGATCGGCGGTGCGGATCCGCACCCTGCTGCACACCGGCGGACCGGCGCTCCTGGCAGCCCTTGCATCCTGGCTCCTGATCGCCCTCCTGGGGCTGGCGGCCGCCCTGCTGATCACGGCGTGA
- a CDS encoding circularly permuted type 2 ATP-grasp protein translates to MSDLFQDYSVAAGRTGAYDEMFAPGQQARSSYEQVADALRKLSLADVSARADSMARTFLDRGVTFDFAGEERPFPLDIVPRVIPAAEWDVMERGVAQRVRALEAFLNDVYDKMTVVSDGVIPRQLVTTSAHFHRQVHGFEPAGGVRVHISGIDVVRDAAGTFRVLEDNVRVPSGVSYVLENRRAMAKGLPEAFGQQLIRPVEEYPRRLLSALRKTAPAGVDDPTVVVLTPGVFNSAYFEHTLLAGLMGVELVEGRDLICRGNRVYMRTTAGEQRVDVIYKRIDDDFLDPLQFRADSMLGCPGLVNAARAGGVTIANAVGNGVADDKLVYSYVPDLIRYYLSEEPIIANVDTYRLEEKEAREYTLDNLSELVVKPVDGSGGKGLVIGPDASKDELDALRQRVIADPRGWIAQPVLQLSTVPTLSGDKFGPRHVDLRPFAVNDGENVWVLPGGLTRVALKEGSLIVNSSQGGGSKDTWVLADSPQVPVETVPRPSINVRERVSVWPVESNWRDRQSEQQQ, encoded by the coding sequence ATGTCAGACCTATTCCAGGATTACTCCGTGGCCGCCGGCCGGACCGGAGCCTACGACGAGATGTTCGCCCCCGGTCAACAGGCCCGGAGCTCTTATGAGCAAGTGGCGGACGCCCTTCGCAAGCTGTCCCTCGCCGACGTCAGTGCACGTGCCGATTCAATGGCCCGCACCTTCCTGGACCGTGGTGTCACCTTCGATTTCGCCGGTGAGGAGCGCCCGTTCCCGCTGGATATCGTCCCGCGGGTGATCCCGGCCGCGGAATGGGATGTGATGGAACGGGGCGTCGCGCAGCGCGTCCGTGCGCTCGAGGCGTTCCTCAACGATGTATACGACAAGATGACGGTAGTGTCCGACGGCGTGATCCCGCGTCAGCTGGTAACCACCAGTGCGCACTTCCACCGCCAGGTGCACGGCTTCGAACCGGCCGGCGGCGTCCGGGTGCACATCTCCGGCATCGACGTGGTCCGCGATGCCGCCGGCACATTCCGGGTGCTGGAGGACAACGTGCGCGTCCCCTCCGGCGTGAGCTACGTCCTGGAAAACCGGCGCGCCATGGCCAAGGGCCTGCCCGAAGCCTTCGGCCAGCAGCTCATCCGCCCGGTGGAGGAGTACCCCCGCCGGCTCCTCTCGGCCTTGCGCAAAACCGCGCCCGCCGGCGTGGACGATCCCACCGTCGTCGTCCTCACGCCAGGCGTGTTCAACAGCGCCTACTTCGAGCACACCCTGCTGGCCGGCCTCATGGGTGTTGAACTGGTGGAGGGCCGCGACCTCATCTGCCGCGGCAACCGCGTCTACATGCGCACCACCGCCGGCGAGCAGCGCGTCGACGTCATCTACAAGCGGATCGACGACGATTTCCTGGACCCGCTGCAGTTCCGGGCCGATTCGATGCTGGGCTGCCCCGGACTCGTTAACGCCGCCCGGGCAGGCGGGGTGACCATCGCCAACGCCGTGGGCAATGGCGTTGCCGACGACAAACTGGTCTACAGTTACGTCCCTGACCTGATCCGCTACTACCTGAGCGAGGAGCCCATTATCGCCAATGTGGACACCTACCGCCTCGAGGAGAAGGAAGCGCGGGAGTACACCTTGGACAACCTGTCAGAGCTCGTGGTCAAGCCGGTGGACGGCTCCGGCGGCAAGGGCCTGGTCATTGGCCCGGACGCCTCCAAGGACGAACTCGACGCCCTCCGCCAGCGGGTCATCGCAGACCCCCGTGGCTGGATCGCGCAGCCGGTGCTGCAACTCTCCACGGTGCCCACGCTGAGCGGGGACAAGTTTGGCCCCCGTCACGTGGACCTGCGTCCTTTCGCAGTGAACGACGGCGAGAACGTCTGGGTGCTGCCCGGCGGGCTCACACGCGTGGCCCTGAAAGAAGGCTCACTGATTGTGAACTCCAGCCAGGGCGGCGGCTCCAAGGACACCTGGGTCCTGGCGGATTCGCCGCAGGTTCCCGTGGAAACCGTGCCGCGGCCCTCCATCAACGTCCGCGAACGCGTCTCCGTATGGCCGGTGGAAAGTAACTGGCGTGACCGCCAGTCGGAGCAGCAGCAGTGA
- a CDS encoding alpha-E domain-containing protein encodes MLSRIAESLFWIGRYVERADGTARILDVHLERLNHLPMEERKSVAQELLAVMGARPQSEDFGLPELLHALAYDKTSATSIAGSLGAARENARRARETVSSGLWESLNTTYYGLSQHRKDVVGTYRFCNWTLERTAMVSGLADTTVSHDESWLFLVLGRSLERADMTARMLSTRDVLSAGMSWVNMLRCAGAYESFLRTRRAAFGDQHAAEFLLLDRLFPRSIVYALRDADECLAKLDPSAQRVGFINDARRIVGQARTFLEFHRTDDLMSELPEHMERVQKAVSQASDAISRKYFNQADELAWVGEVS; translated from the coding sequence ATGCTTAGCCGTATTGCCGAGTCCCTTTTCTGGATCGGCCGGTATGTGGAACGGGCCGACGGCACCGCCCGCATCCTCGACGTCCACTTGGAACGCCTGAACCACCTCCCCATGGAGGAACGCAAAAGCGTGGCCCAGGAGCTCCTGGCGGTGATGGGCGCGCGCCCGCAAAGTGAAGACTTCGGCCTGCCGGAGCTGCTCCATGCCCTGGCCTACGACAAAACCAGTGCCACTTCCATCGCGGGGTCTCTCGGTGCTGCCCGGGAGAACGCCCGGCGGGCGAGGGAGACCGTTTCGTCCGGCCTGTGGGAGAGCCTGAACACCACGTATTACGGGCTGAGCCAGCACCGCAAGGACGTGGTGGGCACCTACCGGTTCTGCAACTGGACCCTGGAGCGCACCGCCATGGTCAGCGGCCTCGCGGACACCACCGTGAGCCATGACGAAAGCTGGCTGTTCCTCGTCCTCGGACGCTCGCTGGAGCGTGCTGACATGACCGCCCGTATGCTTTCCACCCGTGACGTCCTGTCCGCAGGTATGTCCTGGGTCAACATGCTCCGGTGCGCCGGTGCCTACGAGTCCTTCCTGCGCACAAGGCGGGCGGCCTTCGGTGACCAGCACGCGGCCGAGTTCCTGCTGCTGGACCGGCTGTTCCCGCGCTCCATCGTCTATGCCCTGCGCGATGCCGACGAGTGCCTGGCAAAACTGGATCCCTCCGCCCAGCGGGTGGGCTTTATCAACGACGCCCGCCGTATTGTGGGGCAGGCCCGGACCTTCCTTGAGTTCCACCGCACCGACGACCTGATGTCCGAACTGCCGGAACATATGGAGCGGGTGCAGAAGGCAGTGTCCCAGGCCTCCGACGCCATTTCCCGTAAGTACTTCAATCAGGCGGACGAACTGGCCTGGGTGGGAGAAGTTTCATGA
- a CDS encoding transglutaminase family protein, producing the protein MTRLSIVHKTAYKYNKRVTLSYNEARMTPLTDSQQVVLESVVKVSPTQAAVSTYRDYWGTKVTAFDMQMPHEHLEVVSNITVEVHRAGKIPSESDIAGWDVLASPETRNTFSDWLPQSRLSGPGDEVLGIIPGVVAGKNPHDAAMAVFEWMRGEMTYMSGSTAVTTNAEEAWGQRKGVCQDLAHLAIGSLRSCGIPARYVSGYLHPRSSAGIGETVAGQSHAWLEWWDGDWRSWDPTNHKPAGDFHVTVARGRDYRDVPPLKGILSGGGGSALNVSVEITQLA; encoded by the coding sequence ATGACCCGGCTGAGCATCGTGCACAAGACGGCCTACAAGTACAACAAGCGCGTCACCCTGTCCTACAACGAGGCCAGGATGACACCGCTCACCGATTCCCAGCAGGTGGTGCTGGAATCGGTGGTGAAGGTTTCACCCACCCAGGCGGCTGTCAGCACCTACCGTGACTACTGGGGGACCAAGGTTACTGCGTTCGACATGCAGATGCCGCATGAGCACCTCGAGGTGGTCTCCAACATCACCGTGGAGGTGCACCGGGCCGGGAAGATACCGTCTGAGTCGGATATCGCGGGCTGGGACGTCCTGGCTTCACCCGAGACCCGCAACACCTTCAGTGACTGGCTTCCGCAGTCCAGGCTGAGTGGGCCCGGGGACGAAGTCCTGGGCATCATTCCCGGGGTGGTTGCCGGGAAGAACCCGCACGACGCCGCCATGGCGGTCTTTGAGTGGATGCGCGGCGAGATGACGTACATGTCGGGTTCCACCGCCGTCACCACCAACGCGGAGGAGGCGTGGGGCCAGCGCAAGGGCGTATGCCAGGACCTCGCCCACCTCGCCATCGGTTCGCTGCGCAGCTGCGGCATCCCGGCCCGGTATGTTTCGGGTTACCTGCACCCGCGATCCAGTGCGGGCATCGGCGAGACGGTGGCCGGGCAGTCGCACGCCTGGCTGGAGTGGTGGGACGGCGACTGGCGGAGCTGGGACCCCACCAACCACAAGCCTGCCGGGGACTTCCACGTCACGGTCGCCCGGGGCAGGGACTACCGTGATGTGCCCCCGTTGAAGGGCATCCTGTCCGGCGGGGGCGGCTCGGCGCTGAATGTCAGCGTGGAAATCACGCAGCTCGCCTGA
- a CDS encoding pyridoxamine 5'-phosphate oxidase family protein → MTSPEVQNLEHHECWAMLRTVSVGRLAVLADGRPDIFPINYTVDGGTLVFRTGEGTKLAGASKGAPVALEADGVDPDTGLAWSVVAKGTASVVTGTEQVMETAQLYLFPWQAGKKDAFVRITPDSITGRRFKVTEPLTWWTQLSGATKASPE, encoded by the coding sequence ATGACATCCCCCGAGGTACAGAATCTGGAACACCACGAGTGCTGGGCCATGCTGCGGACGGTCTCGGTGGGCCGGCTCGCTGTGCTGGCCGACGGGCGCCCGGACATCTTCCCCATCAACTACACAGTCGACGGCGGGACGCTCGTCTTCCGCACTGGAGAAGGCACAAAGCTGGCCGGCGCCTCGAAAGGCGCCCCGGTTGCACTGGAGGCCGACGGCGTGGATCCGGACACCGGTCTCGCCTGGAGCGTTGTGGCCAAAGGCACAGCCAGCGTCGTCACCGGAACGGAGCAGGTGATGGAGACTGCACAGCTCTACCTCTTCCCCTGGCAAGCGGGGAAGAAGGACGCTTTCGTAAGGATCACACCCGACAGCATCACCGGCCGCCGCTTCAAGGTCACCGAGCCACTGACCTGGTGGACCCAGCTCAGCGGGGCCACCAAGGCGTCGCCGGAGTAG
- a CDS encoding SDR family NAD(P)-dependent oxidoreductase, translated as MSSPDLTPEEIQACLKVLNTIHAYDEEHPDYISVRRATGKMFKAVKRHRRVSKRDLISEADRAVIAQTATAAPDRIDDETRGNKLATSATGKVAGHLIRSRPCYICKQHYTQVDAFYHQLCPECAAFSHSKRDARTDLTGRRALLTGGRAKIGMYIALRLLRDGAHTTITTRFPKDAARRFAAMEDSGEWLHRLRIVGIDLRDPAQVMALTDSLNEAGPLDIIINNAAQTVRRSGNAYKPLVDAEDEPLPAALEHAHGGPELVTFGHAHDKHPLALASSVTEHPVLAGDAITSLALSTGSASLERIASGTAIDAGGLVPDLATINSWTQVVDEVDPLEMLEVQLCNVTAPFLLVSRLRPAMKLSAARRKYIVNVSAMEGQFSRAYKGPGHPHTNMAKAALNMMTRTSAQEMLDTDGILMTAVDTGWITDERPHFTKVRLMEEGFHAPLDLVDGAARVYDPIVMGENGEDQYGVFLKDYKPSPW; from the coding sequence ATGAGCTCCCCCGATCTGACGCCTGAGGAAATCCAGGCATGCCTCAAGGTCCTCAACACGATCCACGCCTATGACGAGGAGCACCCGGACTACATCTCGGTGCGCCGCGCCACCGGCAAGATGTTCAAGGCCGTCAAGAGGCACCGCCGGGTCAGCAAACGGGACCTGATTTCCGAGGCTGACCGGGCAGTCATCGCCCAGACCGCAACCGCAGCCCCTGACCGGATCGACGACGAAACCCGCGGCAACAAGCTGGCCACCTCCGCCACCGGCAAGGTTGCCGGGCACCTGATCCGCTCGCGCCCGTGCTACATCTGCAAGCAGCACTACACCCAGGTTGACGCCTTCTATCACCAGCTGTGCCCGGAGTGCGCCGCGTTCAGCCACAGCAAGCGGGACGCCCGGACCGACCTGACCGGCCGCCGTGCGTTGCTCACCGGCGGGCGTGCGAAGATCGGGATGTACATCGCGCTCCGGCTGCTCCGCGACGGCGCCCACACCACCATCACCACCCGGTTCCCCAAGGACGCCGCGCGCCGGTTTGCCGCCATGGAAGACAGCGGCGAGTGGCTGCACCGGCTCCGCATTGTTGGTATCGACCTGCGCGACCCCGCGCAGGTCATGGCCCTGACCGACTCACTCAACGAGGCCGGGCCGCTGGACATCATCATCAACAACGCGGCCCAGACCGTGCGCCGGTCAGGCAACGCCTACAAGCCCCTGGTGGACGCCGAGGATGAGCCGCTGCCGGCTGCCCTCGAACACGCCCACGGCGGCCCCGAACTGGTGACCTTCGGCCACGCGCACGACAAGCACCCCCTGGCCCTGGCCAGCAGCGTCACTGAGCATCCGGTCCTCGCTGGAGATGCCATCACATCGTTGGCTCTTTCCACCGGTTCGGCTTCGCTGGAGCGGATCGCCTCCGGGACGGCGATCGACGCCGGCGGGCTGGTTCCGGACCTGGCCACCATCAACAGCTGGACCCAGGTGGTGGACGAGGTGGATCCGCTGGAGATGCTCGAGGTCCAGCTCTGCAACGTCACTGCTCCGTTCCTCCTGGTCAGCAGGCTGCGGCCCGCCATGAAACTGTCCGCCGCACGGCGGAAGTACATCGTGAACGTCTCGGCCATGGAAGGCCAGTTCTCGCGCGCGTACAAGGGCCCTGGCCACCCCCACACAAACATGGCCAAAGCTGCGCTGAACATGATGACCCGGACCAGCGCCCAGGAGATGCTGGACACGGACGGGATCCTGATGACGGCGGTGGATACCGGCTGGATCACGGACGAACGCCCCCACTTCACCAAGGTCCGGCTTATGGAGGAGGGCTTCCATGCGCCCCTGGACCTCGTGGACGGTGCGGCACGCGTCTACGATCCAATCGTGATGGGCGAGAACGGCGAAGACCAGTACGGGGTGTTCCTGAAGGACTACAAGCCCAGCCCCTGGTAG